The genomic interval GGTGATTTTCAGCGCATTTTCCTGGTGCTGCTTCATGCGTACGGCAAGGGTTTTCAGGCCGCGCGAAATCAGCCAGCAGTCGAATGGCGACGGATTCAGGCCGACGGCTTTCTGCGCGAAGATCATCTTTTCGTTCCATTCTTCGGAATTGGTACAGACGACTCCGCCGAGGCAGTCGGAATGACCGTTAATGTATTTCGTGGTGCTCGACAGGCTGATGTCCGCTCCGAGCGCAAGCGGATTCTGGAAATAGGGTGATGCAAAGGTGTTGTCGACCAGCAGTTCTGTGCCGGCGTCGTGTGCGGCGTTGGCGAGAGTTTTGATATCGATGATTTTCAGCAGCGGATTGGTAGGCGATTCGATCCAGACCAGGGCCGGTTTCTGTTTTTCAATTTCCGCATAGTTTGCCGGTTCGGAGAGATCGGCATAGGAAATGGTGATGCCGAACTTTCGGAAGACCTGGTCGTAGATGCGATAGGTGCATCCGTAGATATTTTCTTCGGCCACGACATGATCGCCCGAGGAGAGGGTGGAAATGACGGCGTTGACGGCCGCCATGCCGCTGCCGAAGACGGTGGCATATTCCGCCTGTTCCAGCTGGGCGAGGGTGGCTCCGAGACGGTCGAAAGCCGGGTTGCCCGAGCGGGTGTAGTCGTAGCCCCGGGTCTGTCCGGGTTCGAGCTGGGCAAAGGTGGAGGTTAAGTAGACAGGGGGAATCACGGCTCCGGTTTCTTTATCCGGTTCCTGGCCGATGTGAATGGCTGCGGTATCAAATTTCATCTCATTCTCGTGTAAAACTGATCATATTTAAAGGGATTGTCGTGAGGGAAGGTAGCGGGTTGAGCGCATTACGTCAAATGCTGCCTTTGGAACCTTTGTTTTAATCTT from Verrucomicrobia bacterium S94 carries:
- a CDS encoding PLP-dependent transferase, encoding MKFDTAAIHIGQEPDKETGAVIPPVYLTSTFAQLEPGQTRGYDYTRSGNPAFDRLGATLAQLEQAEYATVFGSGMAAVNAVISTLSSGDHVVAEENIYGCTYRIYDQVFRKFGITISYADLSEPANYAEIEKQKPALVWIESPTNPLLKIIDIKTLANAAHDAGTELLVDNTFASPYFQNPLALGADISLSSTTKYINGHSDCLGGVVCTNSEEWNEKMIFAQKAVGLNPSPFDCWLISRGLKTLAVRMKQHQENALKITDFLLSLKETETVRYPFHPSHPQYELARKQMRGGSGIVTAIFNLPFEQVVKLISNLKLFSLAESLGGIESLICHPASMTHASIPKAEREAVGITDGLVRFSVGIEDADDLINDIETSLKNL